The Caldisericia bacterium genome segment GTTAAACCAACATATCTCTTAAATTCAAGTGCAATATCAACACTTCCTTGCCCTAAAAGAGAAGAGGCAACTAAAAGAGACTCTGTTGGTTTAATTTCATCTTTTATCTCTTTTAACTCTCTCATCATCTCTTGATCTATATGAATTCTTCCAGGAGTGTCATAAATAATAAAATCAAATCTCTCTTTTTTTGCAATTTCTTTTGATTTTTTAATTAATTTTAATATATTTAGATTCTCTTCAAAATAAAAACTAACTTGTGCAATATTTGCTATCTCTTCAAGTTGTTTTATTGCTCCTGGCCTTTTAAGGTCCAATGGAACGAGTAAACTTCGATATCCCTTATTTTTTAAATAATATGAAAGTTTTCCAGCAGTAGTTGTTTTTCCACTACCTTGAATACCAAAAAGAATAATTTCTGTTGGTGGAATAGATGAAAATTTTAACGGTGCACTTTTACCTATTATTTTTAAAAGAGTATCATATAAAATTTTAGTAATTTGCTCCTCTGGAAGAACAGATTTTAAAATTTCCTCTTTTAATGCTTCTTCTTCAACTCTTTTTAGTATCTCTTTTACAACTTTTAGGTTAACATCTGCACTAATTAAAATTTTTTTAAATTCATTTAATCCTTCTTCTATATCGCTTCTTGTAAGTAAACCTTTTCTTCCAAATTTATCTAAAATATCTCTGATGCCTTTTCTTATGTTTTCAAACATTTCAAGTTTAATATTATATTTTTAAAATTTTTTTGTCAATAATTAAATAGTGTTAAAATTTTAATATATGAACTTTAAACACTTTTCAGGTGTTATCCATTTACATACAATATATTCAAAAGATAGTGAATTAACACCGATAGATTTAATAAAATATGCAAAAAGGGGTAAAATAGATTTTTTAATCATAACTGATCATAATTCTATAGAAGCAAAAAAGTATGAAGGTTTTTATGAAAATATCCTTTTGCTTGTTGGTGAAGAAATAACTCCTAAAAATGGAAATCATCTTCTTGCCATTGGTATTGAAAAATTTATCGAATGTTCAGATGATCCTCAAAAAAATATCGATAGAATAAATAAAGAAGGTGGACTATCATTTATTGAACATCCATTTTTTGAAGGAAACAAATTTATAAAAAAAGAAACAAGAATGAAATGGACAAATTGGAATGTAAAAAATTTCACTGGAATGTCAATTTTTAACTATACAACAGATGGTGGAGAGAGAATGAGGCCTTCTACTTATTTACTTTTTTATTTCTTTCCAGGACTTGATAGGGATATCCCAAATTATAAAACTCTTGAGAAATGGGATGAATTAAATCAAGAAAGAAGAGTTGTTGGTATTGGAACGCTTGATGCACATTTTTTATATTTTAAACTATTCAATAGAATAAAAATAGAAGTTTTTCCTTTTATTTATTATTTCTTTTCAATAAGGACTAATATAATAACAAAAGAAAATACTTTGTCAAAAGAAGTAATTTATAATGCTTTAAAAAATGGGAATGTTTATATTAATCATGAATATCTTGGAGATGGAAGAGGTTTTATTTTTGGATTGGAAAAAAGGAACAACTTTTATTTAATGGGTGAAAAAGTATTGTATGAAGGGAATGAAAATTTAATTGTAAAAACACCAAAAAGATGCCTTATAAGAATAATAAAAGATGGGAAGACTATTATTGAGAAAAAAGAGAAAGAAATTTATTTAAAAAATATTTCACAAGGTGTATATAGAGTTGAAACAGAAATTTTCCATAAATTTAATTATAAACCTTGGATTTTTTCTAATCCAATATATCTTTTAGATTATAAAAAATATGAAAAGTTTTTATGATAAAATAAAATTCAGTTTTAAGGAGGGAATTTATGACAAGAATTGGAATTATAGGCGGTAGTGGAGTATATACCATTGATGAAATTGAACATATAAAAGAAGATAGTTTAATTACACCATTCGGAATTTTTGAATATTTATTGGGAAAATATCATGAAAAAGAGGTTGTATTTGTTGCAAGACATGGAAAAAGACATCAGTTACCTCCCCATTTGATACCATACAGAAAAATTATATGGGGAATGAAAGAACTAAATGTTAAATATATTATTGCAACTTCTGCATGTGGATCCCTAAATGAAAATATGATGCCAGGTGATTTTGTAATAATTGATCAATTTATTGATTTAACAGATGGAAGAGAAGTGACATTTTTTGACACACCTGGTGATTTTAAACATACTGACATGACTGAGCCATATTCTCCATATTTAAGAGAAATAATAACAAAGGTTTTTGAAAAAATGAAAGTAAAATTTCATAATAGAGGTACATATATCACAATGAATGGACCAAGATATGAAACTAAGGCTGAAATTAAAATGCTTCAAATAATTGGAGGAGATTTAGTTGGAATGACTGGTACCCCTGAAGTTATTTTAGCAAATGAGGTTGGAATTCAATATGCCTCAATTGGAATAGTTACAAATTTTGCAGCTGGTATTCTTAGTAAAAAAATTTCTCATGAAGAAGTTGTTGAAATGATGAATCAAAAATTGCCAATTTTAAAAAAGGTAATTTTAGAAATTATAAAAGAGATTAAATTGGAGGTTTAAATGGATATTAAACCCATTGAATGGAAAAAGGACTCGCTTTTGGTTTTAGATCAAAGACTACTCCCCTTTGAAATAAAATATGAAGAATGTAAAAATTATTTAGAAGTTAGAAATGCAATAAAAGATATGAAAACAAGGGGCGCTCCTGTAATTGGAGTTACTGGAGCATATGGATTTTACCTTGGTATTAAAGAGTTGTATGAAGATAATAGATTAGATGAATATAAGTTAATCAAAGAAGCACTCATATCTTCAAGACCAACAGCAATTAATCTTATGTGGGCAGTCAATAGAATGGAGAAGGTTTTTTTAGCAAATAAAAATAATAAAAATCTTTTAGAAATTTTACTTAATGAAGCAATAAAGATAGAAAAAGAGGAAGAAGATAAATGTATCAAAATTTCAGAAATTGGAGAAAAATTAATAAATGATGGTGATACAATTTTAACTCATTGTAATACAGGTTCTCTTGCTACTTTGGGTCCTGGAACTGCTCTTGGAGTTATAAAATTTGCACATAGAAATGGTAAAAGAATTAAAGTTTTTTATACTGAGACAAGACCATATCTTCAGGGAGCAAGATTAACTGGATTTGAATTAATTAATGAGAAAATAGATTCAACTTTAATAACAGATTCAATGGCTGGATATGTTATGAAACTTGGATTAATAAGTAAAGTCATTGTTGGAGCAGATAGAATTGCAAGAAATGGTGATACTGCAAATAAAATTGGCACATATATGTTATCTGTACTTGCAAAAGAACATAAAATACCATTTTATATCGCAGCACCAACATCTACAATTGATATTAACATAAAAAATGGAGAAGAAATTCCAATTGAAGAAAGAAATGAAAATGAAATTAAATACATCAAAAATATCAAAATTACACTTGATGAAACAAAAGTATTCAATCCATCTTTTGATGTAACCCCTAATGATAATATAACTGGAATTATAACTGAAAAGGGTATTATATATAAACCATTTGAAGAAAATATTTTAAAAATCTTTTAATTTTGAATCTATTATTAGAGTAACAGGACCATCATTTATTAATTCTATTTGCATATATGCTCCAAAAACCCCCTCTTTAACAACAAAACCTTCTTTTTTTAATTTTTCAATAAATTTATTATATAATTCAAAAGCTTTTTCCCCTTTTTCTGCTCTTGTGAAATCTGGCCTGAAGCCCCCTTTTAAATTTCCGTAAAGTGTAAATTGAGATATTATCATAATTTCACCATTTACATCTTTTATAGAAAGGTTTAATTTCCCATTTTCATCATCAAAAATTCTTAAATTAGAAATTTTTCTTACAAGATAATTTATATCTTCATCATTGTCGCCAATTTCTATTCCTAATAAAACTAAAAAACCTTTTTCTATATGTGATATAATTTCTCCATTAACCTTCACTTTTGCCTCATTAACTCTTTGAACAACACATCTCATCTATTCACCTCTTTTTACATCAATAACATTTTGAATTGTTTTTATCTCATTTATTAATTCTTTTAATCTACCATAACCTGGAATTTGAAGAGTCATGTAAATAACTGTTGTTCTTTCTTTATTTTTAGCGGGTGGAGCATTTATTGATTCTATATTGTAGTTATATTTTGAAATAGTTGAAATAATGCTATTTAAAACACCTGGCTCATCTTTTACATGAATTTCAATTTTAACTGGATAAAAAATTTTTGTATTCTCTACCCAACTCACATTTATTAACTTATTAATATTATCTTTGCTTTGACCTAAAATTGAAAGTAAATTTTTACAATCTCTTCGATGAATAACAATACCCCTTCCTTTTGAAATATAACCTATAATATCATCACCTGGTATTGGAGTACAACATTTTGCTAAATTTATTAATATATTTCCTTTTATTCCTTCAACAATTACTCCAAGATTATTTTGAAGTTTAATTTTTCTTTCAAGACGAATCCCTTTATCTTCTTTTTCTTGAATTTCCTCTTTTGGTGTTTCTTCAATCTCTTTTTCTTTTCTTCTAAAAAATTGTCTTATCTTTTCTTTAGTTGACGAACTTTTTACAAATTTTAGCCAATCTCTTGAAGGTCCAGGTGAATTTTTTGAAGTTAATATTTCAACTCTATCTCCTGTTTTTAATTTATAATCAAGTGGAACAATTCTTCCATTTACTTTTGCACCAACACATTTGTGTCCTATTTCTGTGTGAATTTTGTAAGCGAAATCAACTGGTGTTGCATCTTGTGGTAGGTTAATGATTTCACCCTTAGGTGTAAAAACAAATATTTCATCTGAAAATATATCTTCTTTGACTCTATTAATAAATTCTTTAGCAGATGGAATTGTTCTATGCCATTCGGCAATTTGTCTTATCCAGTTGATTTTTTTTGATAAATCAGGGTCAATTTTTCTTCCACCTTCTTTATACATCCAGTGGGCAGCCATTCCCATTTCACATTTCTTATGCATTTCTTCAGTTCTTATTTGAATTTCGAATGGTTCACCATTATCGCCAATTAGAGTAGTATGTAAAGATTGATATCCATTTGGTTTTGGAATTGCTATGTAATCTTTAATTCTACCAGGAATTGGTTTCCATCTTGTGTGAACAATTCCAAGGGTTTTATAACAATCTGAAACTGTTGAAACTATCACTCTAAGTGCAGTTAAATCATATATTTCCTCAAAAGTTTTATTTTCTTGTTTCATTTTTCTATATATTGAATATAAATTCTTGGCTCTTCCTTCAATTCTTGATTTAATACCATTTTCTTCAAGAAGCCTCTCAATTTCCTTCTTAATCTCTTCTATTTCCTTTTCTCTCTCTTCTCTTTTTTTTGCAACTTTTATTTTTAAATCTTGGAAAATTTCTGGTTCAAGATATTTAAATGAAAGATCTTCAAGTTCCCATTTTAATGTGTATATACCAAGTCTATGAGCCAATGGGACATAAATTTCCATTGTCTCTTTAGCAATTTCTCTTCTTTTTTCAGGTGGTAAATATTTTAGTGTTCTCATATTGTGTAATCTATCTGCAAGTTTAATAAATACTACCCTAAAATCAGAAGCCATTGCTATCAAAACTTTTCTTAGGCTTTCTAACTTCCACTCTTCAAGTGATAAAAATTTTATTTGTGAAATTTTACTTACACCATCAACCAAACTTGCAATTTCTTTTCCAAATTTATCCCTAATTGTATCAATTGTGACATTTGTATCCTCAACCACATCATGAAGAATTGCTGCAGCAAGTGTTGAAAAATCTACATTAAAATCAAGCAAAATTAGAGCAACATTTAATGGATGTAAAATATAAGGCTCATGAGATGCCCTTTCTTGACCCTCATGAGCCTTTTTTGCAAAAAGATATATATCCTCTAATTCTCTTATCTCTTTTTCAGAGAATTTATCTTTTAGTTTTTCTTTAAGTACCTCCCAGAGTTCATCCTCTAAGAGAAGTTTAGTTTTTCCATCTTCCATATAATAATTATAATTTCAAAATTGAATAAAGTGGATATTTTGATAACATATCCCTCCCCTTAAGATCAATTAATTCAATTAAAAAATCAAATCCAACGACTACTCCTCCAAGTTTTTCAACAAGTTCTGCGGCTGCCTTTGCAGTACCACCAGTTGCTAAAACATCATCAACAATTAAAACTCTATCTCCCTTTTGTATTGAATCTAAATGAACTTCAAGGATTGCCATTCCATATTCAAGTTCATACTCTTTTCTTTCGGTTTTCCACGGTAGTTTTCCTGGTTTTCTAATTGGAACAAAGCCAGCGTTTAAATTATAAGCAATTGGTGAGGCTAAAATTAAACCCCTTGCTTCAATTCCAACAACTAAATCTATTTTTTCATTTTTAAATGGTTCAACCATTAAATTTATTGCCTCCCTAAATGCATCCCTATTTTTTAATAAAGGTGTAATATCTCTAAAAAGAATTCCTTTTTGTGGAAAATCAGGAATATCTCTTATAAATTCTCTTAAATCCATTTTACCTCTTACCTCCTTTTTTCTTTTTCTTATTTTTTGGTTTATTTTGACTTATTTTAACAGGATTTGTTGCTACTTGAACTTTACTCGCTTCTTCAACACCTTTAAATTCTTTTTTAGTTTCTTCAAATTTATGTTTACTTAAATTATTCCAAACAACAAGTAGAGGTGCTGCAATAAAAATTGATGAATATGTTCCAGCAGTTATTCCAAATAAAAGTGTAAATGAGAAATCTCTAATTGTTGAGCCACCAAAAATAAGAATTGCAATAATTGCAAGGAGGGTTGTTAAAGAAGTATTTACTGAACGAGTAAATGATTGTTGAATACTTTTATTGATTATTTCATCATAAGAGTATTTGTCTTTTAAAATTTTGAGGTTTTCTCTTACTCTATCAAGAACTACAACTGAATCTTGAACAGAATAAGCAATTATTGCAAGAAGTGCACCAATAAAAGGACTGTTAACTTGTTGTCTTATTAATGCAAGTAGACCAACTGTTATGATTGTATCATGAATAAGTGCTAATATTGTAACAACTGCAAATCTAAATTGGAATCTTAATGTAATATAAATGAATATAAAGGTTAAACCAACAAGTAAAGCAATTATTCCTGCTCTTTTAAGTTCATTACTAATTGTAGGACCAATAGAAGATAGCCTAAGATTTTCTCTGTCTAATTTTCCAAATTTTTCTTCAAGTTTAGTAAATATCTTTTCTCTTTCATCAGCGCTCAAATTTTTTTGATTAATTCTTATAATCAATCTGCCATCTTGAGAAACTTGAATAACACTTGAGCCATAACCAAATTCTTTTAAAACATCCCTTGCATCACTAACTGTTGGGGTTTTTTCAAATTTAAGATCAAGAATAGTTCCACCAGTAAAATCTAAACCATAATTTAATGGAGATTTAATAGTGAAATAATTAAAAACAATTGCAACAATTGAGACTAAAATAAAAATAAGAGAAATTGAAAAATAAATTTTTCTCTTTGGAATAATTTGTAAATTTTCAATATTAAATAATCTCATTTTTACACTCCTTTAATATCCAAAAATTTTTCCATTCTTTGCAAGAGGTGTTATTGAAAAAATATCAAGGAGAAGCCTTGTTGTAAATATAGCAGAGAAAAATGAAATAAGAATTCCAATTGTTAATGTTACACCAAAACCTTTTATTAAACCAATTCCAAAATAGATAATTGCAAGTGCACCAGAAAGTGTTGTAATATTTGAATCAAGAACAGTTCTAAATGCTTTATTAAAACCTAAACTTATACCAGTTTTAAGAGTTTTACCACTTCTTATCTCCTCTTTTATTCTTTCAAAAATTATTACATTAGCATCAACCGCCATACCTAATGTTAAAACAAAACCTCCAATTGCAGGAAGTGAGAAAGTAGCATTTAAAAGGATCAATACGGCTAAATCAATTAAAACAAAAATTAAAAGTGCAACTGATGCTAAAAAACCCATTAATCTATAATAAACTGTCATATATAATACAACCAAAACAAATGCTAAAATTGCAGCCTTTATACTCATTGCAATCATATCTTCCCCTAAAGAAGGCCCAATTATTTCAGATGATAGAATGTTAACTTTTAAAGGAAGCGATCCACCTTTAAGCAAAGCAACATATTGAGATGCTTGATCAATTGTAAAATCACCCTCAATTACTCCTTTACCATCAGGTATTTCACTTTTTACAACAGGATTCATAAGTAGTTCTTCATCTAAATATATAGCAATATGTTTATCAATATTTTCTTTCGTCGCTTGTGCAAATTTTTGTGTTCCTTCTGAATCAAGTTCAAAAGCAATTACTGCTTGACCCTTTTTTGCTGGATCTGTATTTAATTGAACTCTAACATCTTTCAAATTTGCTCCAGTTAAAATTACTGTTCCATCTTCAAGTTTAAACTGTAAAAGAGCAGTTTTTCCAATTAATTTTTCAATATCTTCAAGTTTTAAATTTCTTTGTCCAGGAATATCAATAATTATTCTTTTACTATTTAAACCTCCTTCTCTTTGAACTATTGCTTCAGAAATACCTAAAGCATTTACTCTTTTTTCAATTACTGCTTTTGTACTTTCTACAAGTTCTGGCGTTGCTTTAACCTGTTCTGTATCAATACATTCAAGAACTATGTGAACTCCACCTTTAAGATCCAATCCAAGTGTTGGTGTTTTTGTTTTAACAGCCCAGATAGCAATTGCTATAACAACTATTAGAAAAATTAGTCTACCAAAATAGCTTTTTAACTTCATATATTCCTCCTAAAGTTAAATAAACAACCTAAATAATTTTAGTTTAAAATTAATCAAAGTCAAGGTAAACAACAATAATATAATATCATAAAATATTTTTAATTTGACAAAAATTTTGTTTAAAAGTTATAATTTTAAAAGAAAGGAGAGAGAATTTGATTAAAAGAAAAGATGGAAGAGGAAACGAGGATATAAGAGAATTTAAGATTGATATAGATTTTTTAAAGTATCCGAATGGTTCAGCCCTTATTCAAATGGGTGATACAAAAGTCATTTGTACAGCAATGGTTGAAGAGAAAGTGCCTCCTTTTTTAAAAAATACAAATTCTGGATGGATTACTGCTGAATATTCTCTTCTTCCTGGTTCTACATATCCAAGAACAATAAGAGATATTGATAAAGGAAGAATTGAGGGTAGATCACAAGAAATTCAAAGGTTAATAGGAAGAGCATTAAGGGCAGCTGTTGATCTAACTGCAATTTCAGGCTTAACAATTTGGATAGATACTGATGTAATTCAAGCAGATGGAGGAACAAGAACTGCTGCAATAAATGGTGGATTTGTAGCAATGTATATTGCACTTGCAAAATTATATAAAAATGGAAAGATACCATACTTTCCTATTAAAAGTTTTATAGGAGCAATAAGTGTTGGTATATATAATGATGAAATTATAATTGATTTAGATTTTAATGAAGATTTTGATGCACAAGTTGATTTAAATCTTGTTATGAATGAAAATAAAAAAATAATAGAAATTCAAGGAACTGCTGAAAAAAGAGACTATTCTTTAGAAGAACTTTTTAACATGATTAAACTTGGATGGAAAGGCATCAGTAAAATAATTGAATATGAAAAAGAACTTCTCAAAAAAGTTATTTATAGCTACTAAAAATAAAGGAAAATTAAATGAGTATATTTATCTATTAAAAGAACTTAATTTAGAGATCTTGACTCCGTTTGATTATCCAAATTATAATTCTCCAGATGAAATAGGGTCTACTTTTTTAGAAAATGCACTATTAAAAGCAAGGCATGGATATGGATATACAAAAATACCAACTATAGCAGATGACTCTGGTTTATCAGTTGATATATTAAATGGATTACCAGGAATTTATTCAAAAAGGTTTTATGATAATAGTGGAGATTTCGATAAAAATATTGAGAAATTATTAAATATGTTAAAAGATGTTCCTTTTGAAAAAAGAAAGGCAAGATTTATTGCTATAATTGTTTATAAAGATTCATTTTATGAAGAAATTTTTACAGGTGAACTTGAAGGATATATATTTAATGAGAAAAGAGGTAATTTTGGCTTTGGATATGATCCTATTTTTTATTTACCTCAATTTTCAAAAACAGTAGGAGAACTTACTTTTGAAGAAAAGAACAAGATAAGTCATAGAAAAAAAGCGATAGAAAAGTTTATCAACTTTTATAAAACTACTCTTCAACAGTTATAACTTTCTTTATTTTTAAAATATCCATTTTATTTTCATCAAGTATAAATGAAAACTCGTTTTCTTCACATGGTGAAAGTATATAGTTTCCTCTTTTAATGTATAATGTACAAAATTTTGCTTTTTTTCCTATTTTAACAATTAATCTATCTTGATTATATAGTTCATTTTCATGTGAACTAATTATATAATCACCCTTATTTATATTCATTAATGGTAAATTGTTGCTATTATATTTAATAATAAAATCTTTATTTGAAATCAATTTTTTTGGTACATAAATTTCTCCAAAGTCACCCTCAAAAAATTCTTTATTTTCATCTATTAAATAATTAACTTTTATTTTTTTAAAATTAATTTTAATATCTTCTTCTAAATTCATATCTTCAAAAAAATAAGATATTGGAATTTCAAATGATCTCGATATACTCTCTAAAACTCTTAAAGTAATTTCTTGTTTTCCACTCTCAAGAATATGAATATATGCTGTCGAAACGCCTATTCTTGCCGCAAAATCTGCTTTCGATAAACCAAGTCTTTTTCTTAACTCTATTAATCTTTCTCTTAATCCCATACAATTATATTTTATCATAATTATTTATAATTTTAAATAGTATAAAAAATTAGAGGGAGGTTTTTATGTTTTTAAAAACCTCCCTCTTGAAAGGTTTTAATTAACCTTACTTTTTTGGAACAATTGCTTTTAACTCTTTACCTGGACGGAATGCTGGAACTTTCTTTGCAGGAATTTGAATTGGTTTTCTTGTTTGAGGATTAATACCTTTTCTTGGTTTTCTTTCTCTTACTTCAAATGTTCCAAATCCTACAAGTGCAACCTTTTCCCCCTTTTTTAAAGCATCCATTACTGTTTCAATGAATGCTTCAAGTGTTGCTGCTGCAACTTTTTTTGTTACACCAGCCTTTTCTGCAATCGCTGATACAATTTCTGGTTTAGTCATTTAAACTTTCCTCCTTTCTTTAAAAAATTTTTATTATTTTTATAAAATTTAAACTAATTTTCTTCACTTTTCAAAATCCTTGTCATTAAACTCTTAACAGATATCATTGGTTCCTTATTTTCATATATTATACAATAAACTTCACTTATAATAGGCAAATCAAGATCTTTATTGTTTTCATATACAACCTTTGAAGTAAAGACTCCTTCTATTACTTGTCTAGTGGAAGAAATTATCTCTTTTGGTTTAATTCCTCTACCTATCATTTCACCAAACCATCTATTTCTTGAAAGGTTTGAAAAAGAAGTTGCTACTAAATCTCCCAACCCTGAGAGTCCGTAAAAAGTTTCTTCTTTTGCTCCATACTTTTTTCCAACTCTAATCATCTCTTTTATACCTCTTGTTATCAACGATGCTTTAGTGTTCACTCCAAATCCTAAACCATCAGATATACCAGCAGCAATAGCAAGCACATTTTTCAAACTCCCTCCTAACTCAACTCCAATGCTATCTCTTGAAGTATATACTCTAAAATACTCATTTGTCAAGAGGTTTTGAAACATCTCACTTAATTTATCATCATTAGAAGCAACAACAGATGATGTTGGAATTCTTAAGGCTACTTCCTTTGAAAAGTTTGGTCCTGAAAGAATAGCATAATTTTTGGTTTCTAAAATTTCTTCTAAAACTTCACTCATTCTTTTTCCTGTTTTCATCTCTATACCTTTAGATGCTATAAGAAAATTTTTGTTTCTTATTTTCTTTTTATTTATTTGCGATAAAACATCTCTTACATGTTGAGATGGGACAACAATAAAAATAATATCTGTTTTATCAATAACCTCTTCTAAATTATTTGTAAGTTCAATTTCATTAGGTATTAAAAAGCCGGGTAAATAATAGATATTTTCTCTTGTTTCTTTAATAATTTTTAATGTTTCTTTAGAATGAAACCATATAATAACTTCAAATTTTTTTCTAAATAGATGTAATCCTAAAGATGTTCCCCAGCCTCCTCCACCTATAATTCCAATTTTCATTTTCTTTTTTCCTTTCTTTTCTCTTTAATTATAAAATCAATAAAAACTCCTTCTAAATCAAATTTATCTCTTATTCTATCCACTAAATATCTTAAATAATCTTTTTTCAAAAAATCTTTATCATTAACTGTTAGAGTAATTTCTTTTATATTATTATTATCTACCATCACATCATAAATTTTCAATAATTTTTTACCTTTTCTAGGAGGAGGATGTTTTGTTATCAAATCAAAAATTATATCTTTTATTTGAATTTGAGATAACTCTTTTTTTATATTGTTAAAAACGATATCTATAAGTTTGAAAATTAAATTTAAATTTTCTTTTTTTAATGCTGAAATCATAACTTGAGGATAAAAAAGAATTTCATTTAATCTATATGCAACTTCATTTAAATATTGATCTAATTTTTTGGGGTTTATTAAATCCAATTTATTCATTACAAGAATCCCTGATTTTTTATTTTTCAATATTAAACTCATTAAATGTTCGTCAGTTCTTGAAACATCTTCACAAGATATAACAAATAAAACAATGTCACTCTCTTTTATAGCCTTTATAGCCCTTAAAGAAACATAAAAATCTAAATCTTTTAAAATGCCCTTTCTTACACCAGGTGTATCAAGAAAAATATAATCTTTACCATTATAACTGATCAAGTGCTCAATTATATCTCTTGTTGTACCAGGTTCGCTAGAAGTAATGGCTCTTTCAAAATTTGAAATAGCATTAAGAAGAGTTGATTTACCAACATTTGGTTTTCCAATAATAGAAATTTTAGGTAATTTTGTTTCAATAAGTCTATCTTCTTTATAATCTATTTTTATCTTCTCATTGATTTTTTCAATTAATATATCAATTCCAATTTTTTTTGTTGCAGATATTTTTAAGGGTTCTCCAAAACCAAGTTCTAAATAGATATAACTTTCTTCACATGCTCCATTTAAATCACACTTGTTTAAAACTAAAATTACTTCTTTATTCTTTTTATGTAACATTTTAGCAATTTTTCTATCTTCATCAGTAACTGTTTTTATACTTCCATCAATTAAAAATATTACAAGATTGCTTGTTTCAATAGCAATTTCAACTTGCATTCTAATTTTTTCGCTAAGTTCTGTTTTTTCATCAAAAGAAATCCCACCTGTATCTAAAAATGAAACTTTTTTTCCATTTATAAAACCCTCTCCATATATATAATCTCTTGTTGTTCCAGGTAATTCATAAGTAACTGCTTTACTTTTTTTAATTAAAGTGTTAAAAAGGGTGGATTTTCCTGTATTAGGTCTTCCAACTATTGCAATTTTAAACATTTCTCTTTTATCCTTTCTATTACAAAATCTGGAGTTGATGTACCTGAAACTATACCAACTTTTTTAATATTTATAAACCAATCATTCTCAATTTCATCCTCATTTTCAATGTGATATGTTTTCACAAATTTTTTTCCAATTTCATATAACCTTTTTGTATTTGAGGAATTTTTTCCACCAATGACCAATAGCAAATCAACTTTTTTTGCTACCTCTTCTACTTCAATTTGCCTTTTTTTACTTTCTTTACATATGGTATCATAAAAAACAACATTTTTAATTTTCTCACTTATTTTAT includes the following:
- the mtnA gene encoding S-methyl-5-thioribose-1-phosphate isomerase, with the translated sequence MDIKPIEWKKDSLLVLDQRLLPFEIKYEECKNYLEVRNAIKDMKTRGAPVIGVTGAYGFYLGIKELYEDNRLDEYKLIKEALISSRPTAINLMWAVNRMEKVFLANKNNKNLLEILLNEAIKIEKEEEDKCIKISEIGEKLINDGDTILTHCNTGSLATLGPGTALGVIKFAHRNGKRIKVFYTETRPYLQGARLTGFELINEKIDSTLITDSMAGYVMKLGLISKVIVGADRIARNGDTANKIGTYMLSVLAKEHKIPFYIAAPTSTIDINIKNGEEIPIEERNENEIKYIKNIKITLDETKVFNPSFDVTPNDNITGIITEKGIIYKPFEENILKIF
- the dtd gene encoding D-aminoacyl-tRNA deacylase — protein: MRCVVQRVNEAKVKVNGEIISHIEKGFLVLLGIEIGDNDEDINYLVRKISNLRIFDDENGKLNLSIKDVNGEIMIISQFTLYGNLKGGFRPDFTRAEKGEKAFELYNKFIEKLKKEGFVVKEGVFGAYMQIELINDGPVTLIIDSKLKDF
- a CDS encoding S-methyl-5'-thioinosine phosphorylase; the protein is MTRIGIIGGSGVYTIDEIEHIKEDSLITPFGIFEYLLGKYHEKEVVFVARHGKRHQLPPHLIPYRKIIWGMKELNVKYIIATSACGSLNENMMPGDFVIIDQFIDLTDGREVTFFDTPGDFKHTDMTEPYSPYLREIITKVFEKMKVKFHNRGTYITMNGPRYETKAEIKMLQIIGGDLVGMTGTPEVILANEVGIQYASIGIVTNFAAGILSKKISHEEVVEMMNQKLPILKKVILEIIKEIKLEV
- a CDS encoding signal recognition particle receptor subunit alpha — protein: MFENIRKGIRDILDKFGRKGLLTRSDIEEGLNEFKKILISADVNLKVVKEILKRVEEEALKEEILKSVLPEEQITKILYDTLLKIIGKSAPLKFSSIPPTEIILFGIQGSGKTTTAGKLSYYLKNKGYRSLLVPLDLKRPGAIKQLEEIANIAQVSFYFEENLNILKLIKKSKEIAKKERFDFIIYDTPGRIHIDQEMMRELKEIKDEIKPTESLLVASSLLGQGSVDIALEFKRYVGLTGIIATMLDGDSKGGAILSMRYVTSVPIKFIGVGEKIDDFEEFDEESLVLRILGRTDIKGLIKKIEKLKEEKIEVTKKEKFNLETFLIQIESIEKMGGFASFLGYFPQISDSINFDEKNIKKMKAIIQSMTKKERLHPEIIDGDRKKRIAKGSGTSINDVNILLKNYKMMKNLLENKNIDKILKRGGIF
- a CDS encoding bifunctional (p)ppGpp synthetase/guanosine-3',5'-bis(diphosphate) 3'-pyrophosphohydrolase, translating into MEDGKTKLLLEDELWEVLKEKLKDKFSEKEIRELEDIYLFAKKAHEGQERASHEPYILHPLNVALILLDFNVDFSTLAAAILHDVVEDTNVTIDTIRDKFGKEIASLVDGVSKISQIKFLSLEEWKLESLRKVLIAMASDFRVVFIKLADRLHNMRTLKYLPPEKRREIAKETMEIYVPLAHRLGIYTLKWELEDLSFKYLEPEIFQDLKIKVAKKREEREKEIEEIKKEIERLLEENGIKSRIEGRAKNLYSIYRKMKQENKTFEEIYDLTALRVIVSTVSDCYKTLGIVHTRWKPIPGRIKDYIAIPKPNGYQSLHTTLIGDNGEPFEIQIRTEEMHKKCEMGMAAHWMYKEGGRKIDPDLSKKINWIRQIAEWHRTIPSAKEFINRVKEDIFSDEIFVFTPKGEIINLPQDATPVDFAYKIHTEIGHKCVGAKVNGRIVPLDYKLKTGDRVEILTSKNSPGPSRDWLKFVKSSSTKEKIRQFFRRKEKEIEETPKEEIQEKEDKGIRLERKIKLQNNLGVIVEGIKGNILINLAKCCTPIPGDDIIGYISKGRGIVIHRRDCKNLLSILGQSKDNINKLINVSWVENTKIFYPVKIEIHVKDEPGVLNSIISTISKYNYNIESINAPPAKNKERTTVIYMTLQIPGYGRLKELINEIKTIQNVIDVKRGE